The Nocardia arthritidis genome has a window encoding:
- a CDS encoding APC family permease: MASVSYGPEAIVLVLAAAGGAGLGLTLPVTLAIALLLAVLTASYRQVIAAFPNGGGAYAVAKKHLGHRTSLVAAASLIVDYVLNVAVSIAAGVAALTSAFPALLPYTLWICLAVLVGITALNLLGITESARAFMVPTVIFVAGIFTVIIAGLVRSEPAGIASGTATALDYHTIGILLVLKAFSSGCAALTGVEAIANAVPSFAAPKVVRAQRAEVALGGLLGVMLIGLAVLIQKFDVHPVDGTTVLSQLTEAALGHGIGYYVVQFATVVLLALAANTSYGGLPTLTKILADDNCLPHRFAVASPRQVYRYGVLTLAIAAGALLIGANGEMNALVPLFAIGVFVGFTIAQVGMVRHWRLAHGAGWQWRLALNGFGAVLTFVAAIVTTAMKFGQGAWLIVLVLPLLVYGMERIRGAYTKIGAVRRADELPPAPQPRDSVVIVPVSEVSELSCEALSAAMSIGKDVVAVHVCLAGESTRAFTKTWEAWHPDVPLVLLPDHDATVGGPVARYISEKYPDRRKVVVVAEVDPPLGWNRVIPSHRSDELERELRRLSDTVVCHLRVQVA, translated from the coding sequence ATGGCCTCGGTCTCCTACGGTCCGGAAGCGATCGTGCTGGTACTCGCCGCGGCGGGCGGCGCCGGACTCGGGCTGACCCTGCCGGTGACCCTGGCCATCGCCCTGCTGCTCGCCGTGCTGACCGCGTCCTATCGACAGGTGATCGCCGCGTTCCCGAACGGCGGCGGCGCGTACGCGGTCGCCAAGAAGCATCTCGGGCACCGCACCAGCCTCGTCGCCGCGGCCTCGCTGATCGTCGACTACGTGCTGAACGTCGCGGTATCGATCGCCGCCGGTGTCGCCGCGCTCACCTCGGCCTTCCCCGCCCTGCTGCCCTACACGCTGTGGATCTGCCTGGCCGTGCTGGTCGGCATCACCGCGCTGAACCTGCTCGGCATCACCGAGAGCGCACGGGCGTTCATGGTGCCGACCGTCATCTTCGTCGCGGGCATCTTCACCGTGATCATCGCGGGTCTGGTGCGCTCCGAACCGGCCGGCATCGCATCCGGCACGGCGACCGCGCTCGATTACCACACCATCGGAATCCTGTTGGTACTCAAGGCGTTTTCCAGCGGGTGCGCCGCGCTGACCGGCGTCGAGGCGATCGCGAACGCGGTGCCCAGCTTCGCCGCGCCGAAAGTTGTTCGCGCGCAACGCGCCGAGGTCGCGCTCGGCGGCCTGCTCGGCGTGATGCTGATCGGGCTGGCGGTGCTGATCCAGAAGTTCGATGTGCACCCGGTCGACGGCACCACCGTGCTCTCCCAGCTCACCGAGGCCGCGCTCGGCCACGGAATCGGTTACTACGTGGTGCAATTCGCGACCGTGGTGCTGCTGGCGCTGGCGGCCAACACCTCGTACGGCGGCCTGCCGACGCTCACCAAGATCCTCGCCGACGACAACTGCCTGCCGCACCGGTTCGCGGTGGCCTCGCCGCGGCAGGTGTACCGGTACGGCGTGCTGACCCTCGCCATCGCCGCGGGCGCGCTGCTCATCGGCGCGAACGGCGAGATGAACGCGCTGGTACCGCTTTTCGCGATCGGAGTGTTCGTCGGCTTCACCATCGCCCAGGTCGGCATGGTGCGGCACTGGCGGCTGGCGCACGGCGCGGGCTGGCAGTGGCGGCTGGCGCTCAACGGATTCGGCGCGGTGCTAACCTTCGTCGCGGCGATCGTCACCACGGCGATGAAGTTCGGCCAAGGTGCCTGGCTGATCGTGCTGGTGCTGCCGCTGCTGGTCTACGGGATGGAGCGAATTCGCGGCGCCTACACCAAGATCGGCGCCGTCCGGCGCGCAGACGAGCTCCCGCCCGCCCCGCAGCCGCGCGATTCGGTGGTGATCGTCCCGGTGTCCGAGGTCTCCGAATTGAGTTGCGAGGCACTGTCGGCCGCCATGTCCATCGGCAAAGACGTTGTCGCCGTTCATGTCTGCCTCGCGGGCGAATCGACGCGAGCCTTCACCAAGACGTGGGAGGCCTGGCATCCGGATGTCCCGCTGGTGCTGCTGCCCGATCACGACGCCACCGTCGGCGGGCCCGTCGCCCGCTACATCAGCGAGAAGTATCCGGACCGCCGCAAGGTCGTTGTCGTCGCCGAGGTGGATCCACCGCTCGGCTGGAACCGTGTCATCCCCAGTCACCGCAGCGACGAGCTGGAACGCGAGCTGCGCCGACTATCCGACACCGTGGTCTGCCACCTGCGCGTACAGGTGGCGTGA
- a CDS encoding acyl-CoA thioesterase has product MATIEEALEIERLERDIFRGASTKTQLPRTFGGQVAGQALVSAVRTVEPRFQVHSLHGYFLRPGNPEERTVYLVERIRDGRSFCTRRVTGVQDGAAIFTMSASFHIGDQGPQHQDVMPPVRWPEELPDAETTMTPERLWAMREWEHWDIRTVPHDDIARRDGVVSQQQVWFRYRHPLPDDPLFHVCTLAYMSDMTLLGSSKVTHPDERTQNASLDHAMWFLRPFRADDWLLYDQSSPSAGFGRALTGGKIFNREGHLVAAVVQEGLIRTLRED; this is encoded by the coding sequence ATGGCGACAATCGAAGAGGCGCTGGAGATAGAGCGGCTCGAGCGGGATATCTTCCGTGGCGCGTCCACCAAGACCCAGCTTCCGCGCACATTCGGCGGTCAGGTTGCCGGCCAGGCACTGGTCTCTGCGGTGCGCACGGTGGAACCGCGCTTCCAGGTGCATTCGCTGCACGGCTATTTCCTGCGGCCGGGCAATCCGGAGGAGCGGACGGTCTACCTGGTCGAACGCATCCGCGACGGCAGGTCGTTCTGCACCCGCCGGGTGACCGGTGTGCAGGACGGTGCGGCCATCTTCACCATGTCGGCCTCGTTCCACATCGGCGATCAGGGTCCGCAGCATCAGGATGTGATGCCGCCGGTCCGTTGGCCGGAGGAACTGCCGGACGCCGAGACCACCATGACCCCGGAACGCCTGTGGGCCATGCGCGAATGGGAGCACTGGGATATCCGCACCGTGCCGCACGACGATATCGCCCGCCGCGACGGCGTCGTCTCCCAGCAGCAGGTGTGGTTCCGCTACCGGCATCCGCTGCCCGACGACCCGCTGTTCCATGTCTGCACCCTGGCCTACATGAGCGATATGACGCTGCTCGGCTCGTCCAAGGTGACCCATCCGGACGAGCGAACCCAGAACGCGTCGCTCGATCACGCCATGTGGTTCCTGCGCCCCTTCCGCGCCGACGACTGGCTGCTCTACGACCAGTCCTCCCCGTCGGCCGGCTTCGGCCGCGCCCTCACCGGCGGCAAGATCTTCAACCGGGAAGGCCATCTGGTGGCGGCGGTCGTCCAGGAAGGTCTGATCCGCACGTTGCGGGAGGACTGA
- a CDS encoding nucleotidyl transferase AbiEii/AbiGii toxin family protein: MSYQRFCRTPGFAEPTDVEAAWFARRSAIEHVLAAVAESPWSEYLVLRGSAVLRAWFGELAREPGDLDFVLTVHQHRLHEDPREIIDDIRWHAVNISRRSGSPVRIGLRSVETEWLWSYYNGSGIRLVLPWHGFGQVGTVRLDFAFDEVLPDPPVSTEFPLSGAGGRSVTLRTTSRRLSLAWKVLWLLAERDSGPRAKDLYDAVLLAEHCHLPPALLDEVLAQGAIDRTTRRELSSRKLLRLALDVDWREFAGEDPLLSGAHLEFAWRLAFGLEPTVPRIEVGAQTPDPAQHG, from the coding sequence TTGAGCTACCAAAGATTCTGCCGGACACCGGGTTTCGCCGAGCCCACGGACGTCGAGGCCGCGTGGTTCGCGCGGCGGTCGGCCATCGAGCACGTGCTCGCCGCGGTGGCGGAATCGCCGTGGAGTGAATACCTGGTGCTGCGCGGCAGCGCGGTGTTACGCGCGTGGTTCGGCGAATTGGCCAGAGAGCCGGGCGATCTGGACTTTGTGCTGACCGTCCACCAGCACAGGCTGCACGAAGACCCCCGGGAGATCATCGACGACATCAGGTGGCACGCCGTGAATATCTCCCGCCGATCCGGCAGTCCTGTCCGGATCGGCCTGCGGTCCGTCGAAACGGAATGGCTCTGGTCGTATTACAACGGCAGCGGGATCCGGCTGGTGTTGCCCTGGCACGGCTTCGGACAGGTGGGTACCGTGCGCCTCGATTTCGCATTCGACGAGGTGTTGCCCGATCCGCCGGTGTCGACCGAATTCCCGTTATCGGGCGCAGGCGGACGGTCTGTCACACTGCGGACCACGAGCCGACGACTGTCGCTGGCGTGGAAGGTGCTGTGGCTGTTGGCCGAACGCGACAGCGGTCCGCGTGCGAAGGACCTGTACGACGCGGTTCTGCTCGCGGAGCACTGTCACCTCCCGCCTGCGCTGCTGGACGAGGTGCTGGCGCAGGGTGCGATAGACCGGACTACGCGGCGCGAGCTGAGCTCGCGCAAGCTGCTGAGGTTGGCGCTCGATGTCGACTGGCGCGAATTCGCCGGCGAGGATCCGCTGCTATCGGGCGCGCACCTGGAATTCGCCTGGCGCCTGGCCTTCGGGCTCGAGCCGACAGTGCCCCGGATCGAAGTGGGCGCGCAAACTCCTGATCCGGCACAGCATGGGTGA
- a CDS encoding SDR family oxidoreductase: MTANMNAARRVVIFGGSSGMGLALASALVADGAEVTVAARNADRLAAAERTLAGGPGKVRTVVADITREADIERVFAEVGVVDHVVTTAVDVTGVYQPITELDPETARKTLDAKLIGPALLGKHARLAPGGSLTFTSGIAAYRPGPGSSIVAAANGALESLAYALSVELAPTRVNVVSPGWIDTPIWDTIAGSAKSERHQQLATRLPVGRIGKPAEIAQAITALMDNPFITGTVLHVDGGHRLV; this comes from the coding sequence ATGACAGCAAATATGAATGCGGCGCGCAGGGTGGTCATCTTCGGCGGCAGTTCGGGCATGGGGTTGGCGCTGGCCTCCGCACTGGTCGCGGACGGTGCGGAGGTGACCGTCGCGGCGCGTAACGCCGACCGGCTCGCCGCCGCGGAGCGGACGCTGGCCGGTGGTCCCGGCAAGGTTCGTACGGTCGTCGCCGATATCACCCGCGAGGCCGATATCGAGCGGGTTTTCGCCGAGGTGGGGGTGGTGGATCACGTGGTGACCACTGCCGTCGACGTCACCGGCGTCTACCAGCCGATTACCGAGCTGGATCCGGAAACCGCGCGAAAGACGTTGGACGCCAAACTGATCGGTCCGGCGCTGCTCGGCAAGCACGCCCGCCTCGCGCCCGGGGGCTCGCTCACCTTCACCTCCGGTATCGCGGCCTACCGACCCGGTCCCGGTTCCAGCATCGTCGCCGCCGCGAACGGTGCCCTCGAATCCCTCGCCTACGCCCTGTCCGTCGAACTGGCGCCGACCCGCGTCAACGTGGTCTCGCCCGGCTGGATCGACACCCCGATCTGGGACACCATCGCCGGTTCGGCCAAATCCGAACGCCACCAACAGCTGGCGACCCGCCTCCCGGTCGGCCGCATCGGCAAACCGGCCGAAATCGCCCAGGCCATAACGGCTCTCATGGACAACCCGTTCATCACCGGCACGGTCCTGCACGTCGACGGCGGCCACCGATTGGTGTGA
- a CDS encoding LysR family transcriptional regulator, protein MELRQLRYFVVLAEELHFRRAAQRLFISTPTLSQQIKGLEREMGGPLLTREPRIELTPAGEVLLRSGRDILRAADAAVRETRREAGAEIPTLRFGLLNGIPPWLPTRIGELLSARLPGARMVLTGGTTADQLRLLDDDEVDLAMVRAPVTLPERFAQIPVAREELGIVMATGHRLAELAEIGAADLHGQELVLFARDSAVGLHDALLAELRTRGADIRLSESAMGHAQMLNVLPMRTDIVGLSSDRVAGLPGLQWRPLDRPLEVRYAAVWRSANRNPAVAAVVSALHGRLLDASVS, encoded by the coding sequence GTGGAATTGCGGCAGTTGCGGTACTTCGTCGTGCTGGCGGAGGAATTGCACTTTCGCCGTGCCGCGCAGCGACTGTTCATTTCCACGCCGACGTTGAGCCAGCAGATCAAAGGTTTGGAGCGCGAAATGGGTGGGCCGCTGCTCACCCGGGAGCCGCGGATCGAACTGACCCCGGCGGGGGAGGTGCTGCTGCGCAGCGGCCGCGACATCCTGCGGGCCGCCGACGCGGCCGTCCGCGAAACCCGCAGGGAGGCGGGCGCGGAAATTCCGACGCTGCGTTTCGGATTGTTGAACGGTATACCGCCGTGGCTGCCGACGCGGATCGGTGAATTGCTTTCGGCGCGGTTGCCGGGCGCTCGAATGGTGCTGACCGGTGGAACCACCGCCGATCAGCTGCGCCTGCTCGATGACGACGAGGTGGATCTCGCGATGGTCCGCGCCCCCGTGACGTTACCCGAGCGATTCGCCCAAATCCCGGTCGCCCGTGAGGAACTCGGCATCGTGATGGCCACCGGGCACCGGCTGGCCGAGCTGGCCGAGATCGGCGCCGCCGACCTGCACGGGCAGGAACTCGTGCTGTTCGCCAGGGACTCGGCCGTCGGATTGCACGACGCGCTGCTGGCCGAATTGCGCACCCGCGGCGCGGATATCCGGTTGAGCGAGAGCGCGATGGGGCACGCCCAGATGCTGAACGTGCTGCCGATGCGGACGGATATCGTCGGGCTGAGCTCGGACCGGGTGGCCGGGCTGCCGGGGCTGCAATGGCGGCCGCTGGACCGGCCGCTCGAGGTGCGGTACGCGGCGGTGTGGCGGTCCGCCAACCGCAATCCGGCGGTCGCGGCCGTGGTTTCGGCGCTGCACGGACGGTTGCTCGACGCGTCGGTGAGCTGA
- a CDS encoding transglycosylase domain-containing protein, whose amino-acid sequence MTSPDNDELVDGQPPSDTPPAGPPAARKRSRWRIVRRVLYLLLALIVIVPSGTFLIVYAAVSVPRPGDLRLNQVAVIYAADGASVLSKIVPPEGNRTDVTIDQIPPQVRDAVISAEDRDFRTDSGFSIPGLARAFRDNLFDRENTGESSTITQQYVRNALVGNERSLSRKVRELAIAAKMTEQWSKDDILTAYLNTIYFGRGAYGIAAAAKAYFGKPVQELSTEQGALLAAVIQRPSGLDPATNPDGATKRWGYVLDEMVTDGSLSAADRPKMRFPQVIPAPRAKADASDPEGLIESQVLKELSAAGIGEDQLNTGGLRITTTIDPKAQQAAVDAVAKSMRGRSERLRTAVVSVDPHTGAVRAYYGGADGHGYDFANAPQQPGSSFRIFGLAENLELGKPLSMMYDSSPLTVNGIKIDNIEGEQCGTCTIAEALKRSLNTSFYRMELDMQDGPRKIADMAHKLGIPETVPGVGKSLTEPDGSGPNNGIVLGQYAVRPFDMASAYATFAASGRYHAPHFVQKVVDADGQVLLDRGAEEVGERRVDAAVADNVTDAMKPIAAWAGRHDLADGRVSAAITGTTHLGDAGETKDAWMIGYTPSLSTAVWVGNDQNAALRDANGDMINGSGLPADIWKATMDGALQGTPNETFPTPPPIAGQPGVPPWTAPYTAPR is encoded by the coding sequence GTGACTTCGCCCGATAACGATGAACTGGTCGACGGCCAGCCCCCGAGCGACACGCCACCGGCCGGACCTCCGGCGGCCAGGAAGCGGTCGCGGTGGCGGATCGTCCGCCGTGTTCTCTATTTGCTGCTGGCGTTGATCGTCATCGTGCCGAGCGGAACGTTCCTGATCGTGTACGCCGCGGTCTCGGTGCCCCGACCCGGCGATCTGCGGCTCAACCAGGTCGCCGTGATCTATGCCGCCGACGGCGCATCGGTGCTGAGCAAAATCGTTCCGCCAGAAGGTAATCGGACCGATGTGACGATAGACCAGATCCCACCGCAGGTGCGCGACGCGGTGATCTCGGCCGAGGACCGGGATTTCCGCACCGATTCCGGCTTCTCGATCCCGGGTCTCGCCCGCGCGTTTCGCGACAACCTGTTCGACCGCGAAAACACCGGTGAGAGTTCGACTATCACCCAGCAGTACGTCCGCAACGCGCTCGTCGGCAACGAGCGCTCGCTCAGCCGCAAAGTGCGTGAGCTGGCGATCGCGGCGAAGATGACGGAGCAGTGGAGTAAGGACGACATCCTCACCGCTTACCTGAACACCATCTACTTCGGTCGCGGCGCATACGGTATCGCGGCCGCCGCCAAGGCCTACTTCGGCAAACCGGTGCAGGAGCTGTCCACCGAGCAGGGCGCGCTGCTTGCCGCGGTTATCCAACGGCCCTCCGGCCTGGATCCGGCGACGAATCCGGACGGCGCGACGAAACGCTGGGGCTATGTGCTCGACGAAATGGTCACCGACGGCAGCCTATCCGCGGCAGATCGGCCGAAAATGCGGTTCCCTCAGGTGATTCCGGCACCGCGGGCCAAGGCCGACGCCTCGGATCCGGAGGGGCTGATCGAAAGCCAAGTGCTGAAGGAGCTTTCGGCCGCGGGCATCGGTGAGGACCAACTGAACACCGGCGGTCTGCGGATCACCACGACCATCGATCCGAAGGCGCAGCAGGCGGCGGTCGACGCGGTCGCCAAGAGCATGCGGGGCCGATCGGAGAGATTGCGTACCGCGGTGGTCTCGGTGGATCCGCACACCGGCGCCGTACGCGCCTACTACGGCGGCGCCGACGGCCACGGCTACGACTTCGCCAACGCGCCACAACAGCCGGGATCGTCGTTCCGGATCTTCGGTCTCGCGGAGAACCTGGAGCTCGGCAAACCGCTTTCGATGATGTACGACAGCTCGCCGCTGACGGTGAACGGCATCAAGATCGACAATATTGAGGGTGAGCAGTGCGGTACCTGCACCATCGCCGAGGCGTTGAAACGGTCGCTGAACACCAGTTTCTACCGCATGGAACTCGACATGCAGGACGGTCCGCGGAAGATCGCGGATATGGCGCATAAACTCGGCATCCCGGAAACCGTTCCAGGCGTTGGCAAATCACTCACCGAGCCGGACGGCTCCGGCCCGAACAATGGCATCGTGCTCGGCCAGTACGCAGTGCGCCCGTTCGACATGGCCTCGGCCTACGCCACATTCGCGGCCTCGGGCAGGTACCACGCACCACACTTCGTGCAGAAGGTCGTCGACGCCGACGGCCAGGTGCTGCTGGACCGCGGTGCGGAGGAGGTCGGCGAGAGGCGCGTCGACGCGGCGGTCGCGGACAACGTGACCGACGCGATGAAGCCGATCGCCGCCTGGGCGGGCCGACACGACCTGGCCGATGGGCGCGTATCCGCGGCCATAACCGGCACCACCCATCTCGGCGACGCCGGTGAGACCAAGGACGCCTGGATGATCGGCTATACCCCGTCACTGTCCACCGCGGTCTGGGTCGGCAACGATCAGAACGCGGCGCTCCGAGATGCCAACGGCGACATGATCAATGGTTCGGGCCTGCCCGCCGACATCTGGAAGGCCACCATGGACGGCGCGCTACAGGGCACACCGAACGAGACCTTCCCGACTCCGCCCCCGATCGCCGGTCAGCCCGGCGTGCCGCCGTGGACGGCGCCGTACACCGCGCCACGTTAA
- the pdxS gene encoding pyridoxal 5'-phosphate synthase lyase subunit PdxS: protein MTQEFAVTTPETTNTVGTARVKRGMAEMLKGGVIMDVVTPEQAKIAEDAGAVAVMALERVPADIRAQGGVSRMSDPDMIDGIISAVSIPVMAKARIGHFVEAQILQSLGVDYIDESEVLTPADYANHIDKWNFTVPFVCGATNLGEALRRITEGAAMIRSKGEAGTGDVSNATTHMRQIRQEIRKLSSLPEDELFVAAKELQAPYELVREVAETGKLPVVLFTAGGIATPADAAMMMQLGAEGVFVGSGIFKSGNPAQRAAAIVKATTFHDDPDVLAKVSRGLGEAMVGINVEEIAQPHRLAERGW from the coding sequence ATGACCCAGGAGTTTGCCGTGACTACGCCCGAGACCACCAACACCGTCGGCACCGCCCGCGTCAAGCGCGGTATGGCCGAGATGCTCAAGGGCGGGGTGATCATGGACGTGGTCACCCCCGAGCAGGCGAAGATCGCCGAGGACGCGGGCGCCGTCGCGGTCATGGCGTTGGAGCGGGTGCCCGCCGATATCCGCGCCCAGGGCGGCGTATCCCGGATGAGCGATCCGGACATGATCGACGGCATCATCAGCGCCGTCTCCATCCCGGTGATGGCCAAGGCGCGCATCGGCCACTTCGTCGAGGCGCAGATCCTGCAGAGCCTCGGCGTCGACTACATCGACGAGTCCGAGGTGCTCACCCCGGCCGACTACGCCAACCACATCGACAAGTGGAACTTCACCGTGCCGTTCGTCTGCGGCGCCACCAACCTGGGTGAGGCGCTGCGCCGAATCACCGAGGGCGCGGCCATGATTCGCTCCAAGGGTGAGGCGGGCACCGGCGACGTCTCCAACGCCACCACCCATATGCGCCAGATCCGTCAGGAGATCCGCAAGCTGTCGTCGCTGCCCGAGGACGAGCTGTTCGTCGCCGCCAAGGAGCTGCAGGCGCCCTACGAACTGGTGCGCGAGGTCGCCGAGACCGGCAAGCTGCCGGTGGTGCTGTTCACCGCGGGCGGCATCGCCACCCCCGCCGACGCCGCGATGATGATGCAGCTCGGCGCCGAGGGCGTCTTCGTCGGCTCCGGCATCTTCAAATCGGGCAACCCGGCGCAGCGCGCCGCCGCCATCGTCAAGGCCACCACCTTCCACGACGATCCCGACGTGCTGGCCAAGGTGTCGCGCGGACTCGGCGAGGCCATGGTCGGCATCAACGTCGAGGAGATCGCCCAGCCGCACCGCCTGGCCGAACGCGGTTGGTAA
- a CDS encoding NUDIX hydrolase produces MTFSATAILVLALLAALLITVGVWAYSTANRLDRLHVRSDLSWQALDSALARRAVVARSVAMALGGEQGKQLSGLADRAERAARADRETAENRLAAALSAVDIEQLAPQLVAELADAEARVLIARRFHNDAVRDTLALRTRRPVRVLHLGGTAPLPTYFEIIERATPAASTGLEVDTTRTSARVVLLDESDRVLLMRGNDPKTPGSSFWFTVGGSVEPGESLRNAAVRELREETGLRADADGLRGPIWRRVAIFPFDGELIRSEELFFALRVPNCDPNGGNRAYLESRSITAHKWCTPAEIVELDASGEPVYPYNLDQLIPEAAAAASSGSDPEVRSIR; encoded by the coding sequence ATCACCTTCTCCGCCACCGCGATACTCGTTCTCGCGCTGCTCGCCGCGCTGCTCATCACCGTCGGTGTCTGGGCCTACTCCACCGCGAACCGGCTCGACCGCCTGCATGTGCGCTCCGATTTGTCCTGGCAGGCATTGGATTCCGCGCTGGCCCGGCGGGCGGTGGTCGCCCGCTCGGTGGCCATGGCACTCGGCGGGGAGCAGGGCAAACAGCTTTCGGGGCTGGCGGACCGGGCCGAGCGCGCCGCCCGCGCCGACCGGGAAACCGCCGAAAACCGGCTCGCCGCAGCGCTTTCCGCGGTCGATATCGAACAGTTGGCGCCGCAACTGGTGGCCGAGCTCGCCGATGCCGAGGCCAGGGTGCTGATCGCCCGGCGCTTCCACAACGACGCCGTCCGCGACACCCTCGCGCTGCGCACCCGCCGGCCGGTGCGCGTGCTGCACCTGGGCGGAACCGCGCCGCTGCCAACGTATTTCGAGATCATCGAGCGGGCGACCCCGGCCGCGTCGACCGGTCTGGAGGTGGACACCACCCGCACCTCGGCCCGCGTGGTGCTGCTCGACGAATCCGACCGGGTGCTGCTCATGCGCGGTAACGACCCGAAGACGCCAGGGTCCTCGTTCTGGTTCACCGTCGGCGGCAGCGTCGAACCCGGCGAATCCCTGCGCAACGCGGCGGTGCGCGAACTGCGTGAGGAGACCGGTTTGCGCGCCGATGCCGACGGTCTGCGCGGCCCGATCTGGCGGCGGGTGGCCATCTTTCCGTTCGACGGCGAGCTGATCCGCTCGGAGGAACTGTTTTTCGCGCTCAGGGTGCCGAATTGCGATCCTAACGGCGGTAACCGCGCCTATTTGGAGAGCCGGTCCATCACCGCCCACAAGTGGTGCACGCCAGCCGAAATCGTCGAATTGGACGCCTCCGGCGAGCCCGTCTACCCGTACAACCTGGACCAGTTGATCCCCGAGGCCGCCGCCGCGGCATCGAGCGGATCCGATCCTGAGGTTCGCTCGATCCGCTGA
- a CDS encoding glycosyltransferase family 4 protein, translating to MKIGMVCPYSFDVPGGVQAHVVELARVLIERGHRVSVLAPASDGTPLPDFAVSAGRAVAIPYNGSVARLSFGPTAYTRIRRWIDGNDFDVLHIHEPNAPSLSMLALKIAEGPIVATFHTSTTKSLVLSTFQGVLRPYHEKISGRIAVSELARRWQVEALGSDAVEIPNGVDVPAFARAPMLPGYPRPGRGVLFLGRYDEPRKGMQILLAALPDLVRRHPDIEIMIVGRGDEERLRREAGEYAGHLRFLGQVSDAEKASAMRSADVYVAPNLGGESFGIILIEAMAAGTAVVASELDAFRRVLRDGAAGMLVPVGDSAALARAIHTVLTDRERRDALVRTATQVVGEYDWPVVAEQILRVYETVTVGDIRVRAVG from the coding sequence ATGAAGATCGGCATGGTCTGCCCCTATTCGTTCGATGTCCCCGGCGGGGTGCAGGCACATGTGGTCGAGCTGGCGCGGGTGCTGATCGAACGCGGGCACCGGGTGAGCGTGCTCGCCCCCGCCTCGGACGGCACGCCGCTGCCCGATTTCGCGGTCTCGGCGGGCCGGGCCGTCGCCATCCCGTACAACGGCTCGGTGGCGCGGCTTTCGTTCGGGCCGACGGCATATACCAGGATCCGCCGCTGGATCGACGGCAACGATTTCGACGTACTGCACATCCACGAGCCCAATGCGCCGAGCCTGTCGATGCTCGCGCTGAAGATCGCGGAGGGACCGATCGTCGCGACCTTCCACACCTCCACCACGAAATCGTTGGTGCTCAGCACATTTCAGGGGGTGCTGCGGCCGTATCACGAGAAGATCAGCGGCCGGATCGCGGTATCGGAGCTGGCGCGGCGCTGGCAGGTCGAGGCGCTCGGCTCGGATGCGGTGGAGATCCCCAACGGTGTCGACGTGCCCGCCTTCGCGCGAGCGCCGATGCTGCCGGGCTATCCGCGGCCGGGCCGCGGCGTGCTGTTCCTCGGGCGCTACGACGAACCGCGCAAGGGTATGCAGATCCTGCTGGCCGCGCTGCCGGATCTGGTGCGCAGGCATCCGGATATCGAGATCATGATCGTCGGCCGCGGCGATGAGGAGCGGTTGCGCCGGGAGGCGGGGGAGTACGCGGGGCATCTACGGTTCCTCGGGCAGGTGTCGGACGCGGAGAAGGCCTCGGCCATGCGCAGCGCCGACGTCTATGTTGCGCCCAATCTCGGCGGCGAAAGCTTCGGCATCATCCTGATCGAGGCCATGGCGGCCGGAACCGCCGTGGTGGCAAGCGAATTGGATGCCTTCCGCCGAGTGCTGCGCGACGGCGCTGCCGGAATGTTGGTGCCGGTGGGTGATTCGGCCGCGCTGGCGCGCGCGATCCACACCGTGCTCACCGACCGGGAACGCCGGGACGCGCTGGTGCGCACAGCCACCCAGGTGGTGGGCGAGTACGACTGGCCGGTGGTAGCCGAGCAGATCCTGCGGGTGTACGAGACCGTCACCGTGGGCGATATCAGGGTGCGTGCTGTCGGATGA